In Mangifera indica cultivar Alphonso chromosome 1, CATAS_Mindica_2.1, whole genome shotgun sequence, a single genomic region encodes these proteins:
- the LOC123228857 gene encoding branched-chain amino acid aminotransferase 2, chloroplastic-like, with the protein MESSAALTGLRSTDYLSTRTFNLFRPPSFSASHRQQHFLPPPSLKLEKPISFSSCNVTQPPSPLSCYAVLSDTYSDQKAELADIDWDNLGFSFLPTDYMYVMKCSRDGNFSRGELQRFGNIELNPSAGVLNYGQGLFEGLKAYRKEDGSILLFRPEENAQRMRMGAERMCMPSPSIEQFVEAVKDTVLANKRWIPPPGKGSLYIRPLLMGSGAVLGLAPAPEYTFLIYVSPVGNYFKEGIAPIHLIVEHELHRATPGGTGGVKVIGNYAAVLKAQSAAKAKGYSDVLYLDCVHKRYLEEVSSCNIFVVKDKTISTPAIKGTILPGITRKSIIDVARSQGFQVEERLVTVDELLDADEVFCTGTAVVVSPVGSITYRGKRVAYGEGGGFGAISQQLYSVLTQLQMGLIEDKMSWTCQLN; encoded by the exons ATGGAGAGCAGCGCAGCGCTGACAGGCCTTCGCTCAACCGATTACCTTTCAACTCGTACTTTCAATCTCTTTCGTCCTCCTTCCTTTTCCGCTTCTCACAGGCAACAACATTTCCTTCCTCCTCCTTCTCTCAAG CTTGAAAAGCcgatttctttctcttcttgcAATGTTACTCAGCCTCCTTCTCCTCTCAGTTGTTATGCTGTTTTGTCTGATACTTACAG CGACCAAAAGGCTGAATTAGCAGACATAGACTGGGACAACCTTGGATTCTCGTTTCTTCCTACAGATTATATGTATGTGATGAAATGTTCGCGGGATGGAAACTTTTCTAGAGGTGAATTACAGCGTTTTGGTAATATTGAGTTGAACCCCTCAGCTGGTGTTTTGAATTATGGTCAG GGATTATTTGAAGGTCTGAAAGCCTACAGGAAAGAAGATGGTAGTATACTCTTGTTCCGTCCTGAGGAAAATGCACAGCGGATGAGGATGGGTGCAGAACGGATGTGCATGCCATCACCATCAATTGAGCAGTTTGTGGAAGCTGTCAAGGATACTGTTTTGGCAAACAAACGTTgg ATTCCTCCTCCTGGTAAAGGTTCTTTATATATCAGGCCTTTGCTAATGGGAAGTGGTGCTGTTCTTGGTCTTGCACCTGCTCCTGAGTATACTTTTCTGATCTACGTATCACCTGTTGGGAATTACTTTAAG GAAGGCATAGCACCAATACATTTGATTGTTGAGCATGAATTACATCGTGCAACTCCTGGGGGTACTGGAGGCGTAAAAGTTATAGGAAATTATGCTGCG GTTCTTAAGGCTCAATCTGCTGCTAAGGCCAAAGGCTATTCCGATGTTCTTTACCTAGATTGTGTTCACAAGCGATACTTGGAGGAGGTTTCCTCATGCAACATTTTTGTTGTGAAG GATAAAACTATCTCCACCCCTGCAATCAAGGGGACCATCTTACCGGGCATTACAAGAAAGAGTATAATTGATGTTGCTCGTAGCCAAGGTTTCCAG GTTGAAGAACGCCTTGTGACAGTTGATGAATTGCTTGATGCTGATGAAGTATTTTGCACAGGAACAGCTGTGGTTGTATCACCTGTGGGTAGCATTACTTATCGTGGTAAAAG GGTGGCGTATGGAGAGGGAGGCGGTTTCGGTGCTATCTCCCAACAGCTATATTCCGTGCTTACCCAACTACAGATGGGTCTTATAGAAGACAAGATGAGTTGGACCTGCCAGCTGAACTAG